From the Erythrolamprus reginae isolate rEryReg1 chromosome Z, rEryReg1.hap1, whole genome shotgun sequence genome, one window contains:
- the EMC4 gene encoding ER membrane protein complex subunit 4 isoform X1 — MSTGGGLVTNRGRRFKWAIELSGPGSGSRGRSDRGSSQGDTLYPIGYSDKQVPDTSVQETDRILVEKRCWDIALGPLKQIPMNLFIMYMAGNTISIFPTMMVCMMAWRPIQALMSVSATFKLLESSSQKLLQGLVYLIGNLLGLALAVYKCQSMGLLPTHASDWLAFIEPPERMEYTGGGLIL, encoded by the exons ATGAGCACCGGAGGGGGACTGGTGACCAATCGTGGAAGACGTTTCAAATGGGCCATTGAATTGAGTGGTCCAGGCAGTGGTAGTAG AGGCCGAAGTGACCGTGGCAGCAGCCAAGGGGACACTCTCTACCCCATAGGCTATTCAGATAAGCAGGTGCCGGACACAAGTGTTCAGGAGACAGATCGCATACTGGTTGAAAAG CGCTGCTGGGATAttgctcttggtcccttgaagcaaATCCCTATGAACCTATTCATCATGTACATGGCAGGGAATACAATCTCTATCTTCCCCACTATGATGGTCTGTATGATGGCCTGGAGGCCCATCCAAGCACTAATGTCCGTCTCTGCTA CCTTCAAGTTACTTGAAAGCTCAAGTCAGAAGCTTCTTCAGGGACTGGTATATTTAATTGGCAACCTGTTAGGATTGGCCTTGGCAGTTTACAAGTGTCAGTCAATGGGGCTACTGCCAACTCATGCTTCTGATTGGCTGGCTTTTATTGAACCACCAGAG CGTATGGAGTACACAGGTGGGGGTCTAATCTTATGA
- the SDR39U1 gene encoding epimerase family protein SDR39U1 isoform X1, which translates to MRVLIGGGTGFIGRNVSRMLRSQGHEVTLISRQPGKNRLTWEELSRVGLPSCEGVVNLAGVNVLNPLQRWNDAFRQEVISSRVDTTKSLAKAIRDAEHPPQAWVLVTGIGYYRPSHTTKYIEESPGGDFDFFSRLVTSWEEAAKIPSEATRQVIVRSGAVLGKDGGAISQMIWPFRLGLGGPIASGHQHFPWIHVADLAGIVTHALQKEGLRGILNGVAPSAVDTTSEDFARAMGSVLKRPAFLPLPGFVVKAVFGSERSTMLLDGQRVIPKRTIESGYIFAFPDLSSALQDILD; encoded by the exons ATGAGAGTCTTAATCG GTGGCGGGACTGGATTTATTGGCCGGAACGTAAGCCGGATGCTAAGGAGCCAAGGCCATGAAGTCACCCTTATTTCTCGTCAACCTGGAAAGAACCGGTTAACCTGG GAGGAACTCTCCCGTGTAGGCCTCCCTTCCTGTGAAGGAGTGGTCAACCTGGCTGGAGTAAATGTCCTCAATCCTCTTCAGAG GTGGAATGATGCCTTCCGTCAGGAGGTCATTTCCAGCCGAGTAGACACCACAAAGTCCTTGGCGAAAGCCATCAGAGATGCTGAACACCCACCTCAGGCCTGGGTCCTTGTCACCGGCATAG GATATTACCGGCCCAGCCACACCACCAAATACATTGAAGAAAGTCCCGGCGGTGACTTTGATTTCTTCTCTCGCTTGGTGACCTCTTGGGAGGAAGCAGCTAAAATTCCTAGTGAAGCCACTCGCCAAGTGATAGTGAGATCTG GTGCTGTCCTGGGCAAGGATGGTGGCGCTATTAGCCAAATGATATGGCCTTTCCGCCTTGGACTGGGAGGCCCCATCGCTTCGGGACACCAGCATTTCCCGTGGATTCATGTCGCCGACTTGGCAGGAATTGTGACCCACGCCCTGCAGAAAGAGGGCCTTAGGGGCATTTTAAATGGTGTGGCTCCGTCCGCCGTGGACACCACCAGTGAGGACTTTGCCCGAGCAATGGGTTCGGTGCTGAAACGTCCCGCGTTCTTGCCCCTGCCTGGTTTTGTAGTGAAAGCCGTTTTTGGCTCTGAGCGAAGCACCATGCTGCTCGATGGGCAGCGGGTTATCCCCAAGAGAACTATCGAGAGCGGCTACATCTTTGCATTTCCTGATCTTTCCTCTGCTCTCCAGGATATTTTAGATTGA
- the EMC4 gene encoding ER membrane protein complex subunit 4 isoform X2: MNLFIMYMAGNTISIFPTMMVCMMAWRPIQALMSVSATFKLLESSSQKLLQGLVYLIGNLLGLALAVYKCQSMGLLPTHASDWLAFIEPPERMEYTGGGLIL, from the exons ATGAACCTATTCATCATGTACATGGCAGGGAATACAATCTCTATCTTCCCCACTATGATGGTCTGTATGATGGCCTGGAGGCCCATCCAAGCACTAATGTCCGTCTCTGCTA CCTTCAAGTTACTTGAAAGCTCAAGTCAGAAGCTTCTTCAGGGACTGGTATATTTAATTGGCAACCTGTTAGGATTGGCCTTGGCAGTTTACAAGTGTCAGTCAATGGGGCTACTGCCAACTCATGCTTCTGATTGGCTGGCTTTTATTGAACCACCAGAG CGTATGGAGTACACAGGTGGGGGTCTAATCTTATGA
- the SDR39U1 gene encoding epimerase family protein SDR39U1 isoform X2: protein MSSILFRGYYRPSHTTKYIEESPGGDFDFFSRLVTSWEEAAKIPSEATRQVIVRSGAVLGKDGGAISQMIWPFRLGLGGPIASGHQHFPWIHVADLAGIVTHALQKEGLRGILNGVAPSAVDTTSEDFARAMGSVLKRPAFLPLPGFVVKAVFGSERSTMLLDGQRVIPKRTIESGYIFAFPDLSSALQDILD from the exons ATGTCCTCAATCCTCTTCAGAG GATATTACCGGCCCAGCCACACCACCAAATACATTGAAGAAAGTCCCGGCGGTGACTTTGATTTCTTCTCTCGCTTGGTGACCTCTTGGGAGGAAGCAGCTAAAATTCCTAGTGAAGCCACTCGCCAAGTGATAGTGAGATCTG GTGCTGTCCTGGGCAAGGATGGTGGCGCTATTAGCCAAATGATATGGCCTTTCCGCCTTGGACTGGGAGGCCCCATCGCTTCGGGACACCAGCATTTCCCGTGGATTCATGTCGCCGACTTGGCAGGAATTGTGACCCACGCCCTGCAGAAAGAGGGCCTTAGGGGCATTTTAAATGGTGTGGCTCCGTCCGCCGTGGACACCACCAGTGAGGACTTTGCCCGAGCAATGGGTTCGGTGCTGAAACGTCCCGCGTTCTTGCCCCTGCCTGGTTTTGTAGTGAAAGCCGTTTTTGGCTCTGAGCGAAGCACCATGCTGCTCGATGGGCAGCGGGTTATCCCCAAGAGAACTATCGAGAGCGGCTACATCTTTGCATTTCCTGATCTTTCCTCTGCTCTCCAGGATATTTTAGATTGA